The following are encoded in a window of Callithrix jacchus isolate 240 chromosome 9, calJac240_pri, whole genome shotgun sequence genomic DNA:
- the TESPA1 gene encoding protein TESPA1 isoform X1: MEASVLSPTSWEKRRAWLRQSRNWQTQVLEEEAAAALQDVPDHEPSSLDDVFQEGNPINKIEDWLQDCGYAEEGLSEEAGQFICNGFCSHGTSFEDDLTLGAEATLLAANGKLFSRSFLETARPCQLLDLGCSLASSSMTGGTNRTSSSISEILDKVQEDAEDVLFSLGFAQEDRKDTSRIPARFFTNPSHARGIDFQLFLKSQVRRIEMEDPCLMLASRFKQVQTLAVTADAFFCLYSYVSKTPVQKFTPSHMFWNCNHPTDVPSIRILSREPEPHSPRDRLRKAISKMCLYTCPRDRPPPPPHNTPRKNSLDEVVSKAMDKVKEEKQVLQQDSDLGQFPQEDPVPPVEGTKLPTSPCSCVLRCREETQQGMSTVLAPSQTLDSNPRVPCCTHSLPIADPQWSTDPAQIGRELCSLPATNPETHSDKDETFWKRKSGARKNLCQKNLMGRKVKSLDLSIIQQKWKESVERPELRRSLTQQPQDTLYMEEVQSNSEEEQSQSHWPSRPRHPHPHQTFASKDS; this comes from the exons ATGGAGGCCTCTGTGCTGAGTCCCACATCCTGGGAGAAACGGCGGGCCTGGCTCCGTCAGAGCCGTAACTGGCAGACTCAGGTCCTAGAAGAGGAGGCTGCCGCGGCCCTGCAGGATGTCCCAGATCAtgagccttccagcctggatgacgttTTCCAAGAAG GGAATCCGATCAATAAAATTGAAGACTGGCTGCAAGATTGTGG ATACGCTGAAGAAGGACTTTCTGAGGAAGCAGGACAGTTTATCTGCAATG GCTTCTGCAGCCATGGGACCAGCTTTGAAGATGACTTGACCCTAGGAGCAGAGG CCACACTGCTGGCAGCCAATGGCAAACTCTTTTCCAG GAGTTTCCTTGAGACAGCCAGGCCTTGCCAGCTACTTGATCTTGGCTGTAGTTTGGCTTCCAGCAGCATGACTGGGGGGACCAACAGGACTAGCTCAAG CATCTCAGAGATTCTGGACAAAGTGCAAGAAGATGCAGAAGATGTCCTCTTCAGTCTGGGCTTTGCCCAAGAGGACCGCAAAGACACTTCTCGGATACCCGCCCGATTTTTCACCAACCCCTCTCACGCCAGGGGCATTGATTTCCAGCTCTTCCTGAAGTCTCAGGTGCGGAGGATTGAAATGGAAGACCCCTGCCTCATGCTGGCCA GCAGGTTTAAGCAGGTGCAAACACTGGCTGTCACTGCTGATGCCTTCTTCTGTCTCTACTCCTATGTGTCTAAGACACCTGTCCAAAAGTTCACACCATCCCATATGTTCTGGAATTGCAACCATCCAACTGATGTGCCATCCATCAGGATTCTGTCCCGAGAGCCTGAACCCCACTCACCCAGAGACCGCCTTCGGAAAGCCATCTCCAAGATGTGCCTGTACACATGCCCTCGAGAtcggccaccaccaccaccccacaaCACCCCCAGAAAGAACAGTTTGGATGAAGTTGTATCCAAAGCAATGGACAAAGTGAAAGAAGAGAAGCAGGTACTCCAGCAAGACTCTGATTTGGGGCAATTCCCACAGGAAGATCCTGTGCCCCCTGTTGAGGGTACAAAGCTGCCCACTTCTCCCTGTTCATGTGTCCTCCGCTGCAGAGAGGAAACACAGCAGGGGATGTCCACAGTTCTAGCACCATCACAAACTCTGGATTCGAACCCCAGGGTACCCTGTTGCACACATTCTCTGCCCATAGCAGATCCACAGTGGAGCACAGACCCAGCTCAGATAGGGAGAGAGCTGTGTAGTTTACCAGCCACCAATCCAGAAACCCATTCAGACAAGGATGAGACTTTCTGGAAAAGAAAGAGCGGAGCAAGAAAGAACCTGTGCCAGAAGAATCTCATGGGCAGGAAGGTTAAGTCCTTGGACCTGTCCATCATCCAGCAGAAATGGAAGGAGAGTGTAGAAAGACCAGAACTGCGTCGATCTTTAACCCAGCAGCCACAGGACACTTTGTACATGGAGGAG GTGCAAAGCAACAGTGAAGAGGAGCAGAGTCAGAGTCACTGGCCCAGCAGACCcagacacccccacccccaccagacTTTTGCTAGCAAAGACTCCTGA
- the TESPA1 gene encoding protein TESPA1 isoform X2, whose product MTGGTNRTSSSISEILDKVQEDAEDVLFSLGFAQEDRKDTSRIPARFFTNPSHARGIDFQLFLKSQVRRIEMEDPCLMLASRFKQVQTLAVTADAFFCLYSYVSKTPVQKFTPSHMFWNCNHPTDVPSIRILSREPEPHSPRDRLRKAISKMCLYTCPRDRPPPPPHNTPRKNSLDEVVSKAMDKVKEEKQVLQQDSDLGQFPQEDPVPPVEGTKLPTSPCSCVLRCREETQQGMSTVLAPSQTLDSNPRVPCCTHSLPIADPQWSTDPAQIGRELCSLPATNPETHSDKDETFWKRKSGARKNLCQKNLMGRKVKSLDLSIIQQKWKESVERPELRRSLTQQPQDTLYMEEVQSNSEEEQSQSHWPSRPRHPHPHQTFASKDS is encoded by the exons ATGACTGGGGGGACCAACAGGACTAGCTCAAG CATCTCAGAGATTCTGGACAAAGTGCAAGAAGATGCAGAAGATGTCCTCTTCAGTCTGGGCTTTGCCCAAGAGGACCGCAAAGACACTTCTCGGATACCCGCCCGATTTTTCACCAACCCCTCTCACGCCAGGGGCATTGATTTCCAGCTCTTCCTGAAGTCTCAGGTGCGGAGGATTGAAATGGAAGACCCCTGCCTCATGCTGGCCA GCAGGTTTAAGCAGGTGCAAACACTGGCTGTCACTGCTGATGCCTTCTTCTGTCTCTACTCCTATGTGTCTAAGACACCTGTCCAAAAGTTCACACCATCCCATATGTTCTGGAATTGCAACCATCCAACTGATGTGCCATCCATCAGGATTCTGTCCCGAGAGCCTGAACCCCACTCACCCAGAGACCGCCTTCGGAAAGCCATCTCCAAGATGTGCCTGTACACATGCCCTCGAGAtcggccaccaccaccaccccacaaCACCCCCAGAAAGAACAGTTTGGATGAAGTTGTATCCAAAGCAATGGACAAAGTGAAAGAAGAGAAGCAGGTACTCCAGCAAGACTCTGATTTGGGGCAATTCCCACAGGAAGATCCTGTGCCCCCTGTTGAGGGTACAAAGCTGCCCACTTCTCCCTGTTCATGTGTCCTCCGCTGCAGAGAGGAAACACAGCAGGGGATGTCCACAGTTCTAGCACCATCACAAACTCTGGATTCGAACCCCAGGGTACCCTGTTGCACACATTCTCTGCCCATAGCAGATCCACAGTGGAGCACAGACCCAGCTCAGATAGGGAGAGAGCTGTGTAGTTTACCAGCCACCAATCCAGAAACCCATTCAGACAAGGATGAGACTTTCTGGAAAAGAAAGAGCGGAGCAAGAAAGAACCTGTGCCAGAAGAATCTCATGGGCAGGAAGGTTAAGTCCTTGGACCTGTCCATCATCCAGCAGAAATGGAAGGAGAGTGTAGAAAGACCAGAACTGCGTCGATCTTTAACCCAGCAGCCACAGGACACTTTGTACATGGAGGAG GTGCAAAGCAACAGTGAAGAGGAGCAGAGTCAGAGTCACTGGCCCAGCAGACCcagacacccccacccccaccagacTTTTGCTAGCAAAGACTCCTGA